A region from the uncultured Macellibacteroides sp. genome encodes:
- a CDS encoding purine nucleoside phosphorylase I, inosine and guanosine-specific, translated as MEEQLKTYRDAADYIASQIVKIPKIAIILGSGLGALADELTDAIVVPYSEIPHFAHSTAAGHKGNLIYGKLGKVPVLAMQGRFHYYEGYTMQQVTFPIRVMKLLGIECLLVSNAAGGINNTFKIGDLMIISDHINMLPNPLIGPNNDNFGPRFPDMTRTYDRELIASMEEISREKNISLKRGVYVGLTGPSYETPAEYAFYGKAGGDAIGMSTVPEVIVARHCGIRIFGMSVITNEGYHFADDFVNSGDDVIAAANRASAIMTTLFTELVARI; from the coding sequence ATGGAAGAACAATTAAAAACATACCGGGACGCAGCCGATTATATTGCTTCACAAATAGTGAAAATCCCCAAAATTGCCATTATTTTGGGTAGCGGTCTTGGCGCCTTGGCCGATGAACTTACGGATGCCATTGTTGTCCCTTATTCTGAAATTCCTCATTTTGCACACTCTACGGCTGCAGGTCACAAAGGCAACCTGATCTATGGCAAACTTGGTAAAGTCCCTGTTCTTGCCATGCAGGGACGGTTTCATTATTACGAGGGATATACCATGCAGCAGGTTACATTTCCTATTCGTGTAATGAAATTACTGGGTATAGAATGCTTGTTGGTATCTAATGCGGCCGGAGGAATAAACAACACGTTTAAGATTGGCGACCTCATGATTATTTCCGATCATATTAATATGCTTCCCAATCCGCTGATCGGTCCGAACAACGATAATTTTGGACCTCGTTTCCCGGATATGACCCGCACATACGACCGCGAACTGATTGCTTCCATGGAGGAGATTTCCCGCGAAAAGAATATTTCACTGAAACGAGGTGTTTATGTAGGTCTTACAGGTCCTTCTTATGAAACACCTGCCGAATATGCTTTCTACGGTAAAGCCGGAGGTGACGCCATTGGAATGAGTACCGTTCCCGAAGTAATAGTAGCACGTCATTGTGGCATACGGATTTTTGGTATGTCGGTAATCACCAACGAAGGCTATCATTTTGCCGACGATTTTGTAAACAGCGGAGACGATGTAATTGCAGCTGCCAACAGGGCTTCGGCAATTATGACAACCCTTTTTACTGAACTGGTTGCACGGATTTAA
- the rpmB gene encoding 50S ribosomal protein L28, translated as MSKICQITGKKAMVGNNVSHSKRRTKRKFDVNLFTKKFYWVEQDCWVSLNVSAAGLRTINKVGLNEAIKKAAEKGYLNA; from the coding sequence ATGTCTAAGATTTGTCAAATTACCGGAAAAAAAGCAATGGTTGGCAACAACGTTTCGCACTCAAAAAGGAGAACGAAGCGTAAGTTTGATGTTAACCTGTTCACAAAGAAGTTCTACTGGGTAGAACAAGATTGTTGGGTTAGCCTGAATGTATCAGCCGCAGGCTTGCGTACTATCAACAAAGTAGGCTTGAATGAAGCGATTAAGAAAGCTGCTGAAAAAGGTTATTTAAACGCTTAA